A stretch of the Diadema setosum chromosome 16, eeDiaSeto1, whole genome shotgun sequence genome encodes the following:
- the LOC140239595 gene encoding uncharacterized protein has protein sequence MEGRKIPKDFNIICHLQHLEENLQKGIKLFESLKSEVKELWQAWETTSTNANENAQVALKEKSRCRQYKRENQMLRAKIAQLRAARLNTCQMEESIPRYPPQEGATDSCQNDTVSDRIERKVSKLSTNKQKKKVRYQEVPLEKRSPSSSGILLGNGRQTSRDEKEDATKRIDRGGSSGQGRAMESDSSDCIFVPDTEFIPEDHANTGKTSDNSSDCEVEGNGLNSSLILHNASAVAGNDEMGTFRRARSNKHSMLERVICVPETLPTDCPDLPDEDHHFQEHEHHLLPLDSSTPVVPVSCKNNMQKDTFCKSEASPHLGKRCGSKVKIPQSESQLSVDYSTTQMSPTFYGTEGRKFTSSNAEAQEQCHITQASSMQAESSLNGSIKNKEKHQNKLSPHPGDSWMDDYQKENGPAESSTENDDSAELHRSPVTSPGCYESGHSETSFLLLQPPADHEIISSAKSDGHYMKQKQDDTNSVSIAKVTMTGHRKRPIDSEREACADGSLRKRKRMHMDVKSDNCLETSPAGKLPASHLGAKASKEARRGGNSRDKNPGDRLESRLHRPSKLQVAPASKYRNDNGRPSVSSMYQTSNKVRPLVQTTLSATTFKQVTSKASGVQPKHTGHFCTDAMRDVRHQKTAQNVMVTDEICQEENFHIKRDDTFKMPLLPKSYNLSSDHHDNRGQLASLHKESTISKEARHDYYEQGICVSGIDEEQRDSSVDLMMCASNGSINPAVRSSFLEDNNDEEDQSESPRETASYRHRTVHEQNDNENLEFVNDSFADMFEDEASDSGKADRRENCQDDEEEKKEKVQSSKGTVGFIDAEEILPGADPENQTDGSHCEPSSRLTDFDSVPVKKEALPYKFKDVVRKRHERQKLKGFDCKECAAYYGNLVLSDEELAERMKTCSRHRGHYSPPNTPQHYWSIDFPDTPTCMERGYMQEGVGEIPKKKRKNRYRHNFNKTEVDKRPENREV, from the exons ATGGAAGGACGGAAAATTCCAAAGGATTTTAATATCATCTGCCATCTGCAGCATCTTGAGGAAAATCTGCAAAAAGGAATAAAGC tatTTGAAAGTCTGAAGTCAGAGGTAAAGGAGCTGTGGCAAGCCTGGGAGACCACGTCAACTAATGCTAATGA GAATGCACAAGTGGCCTTGAAGGAGAAAAGCAGATGCCGGCAGTACAAGAGGGAGAACCAGATGCTACGAGCTAAAATTGCACAGCTCCGGGCAGCAAG ACTGAATACCTGCCAAATGGAGGAGTCCATTCCCAGATACCCACCACAAGAAGGGGCAACTG ACTCTTGTCAGAATGATACCGTGTCAGACCGGATAGAAAGGAAAGTCAGCAAACTCTCCACcaacaaacagaagaaaaaggtACGCTACCAAGAAGTGCCCCTGGAGAAGAGGAGTCCATCCTCTTCAGGTATTTTGCTGGGAAATGGAAGACAGACTTCTAGGgatgaaaaagaagatgcaACTAAAAGAATTGACAGAGGAGGTTCATCAGGGCAGGGCCGAGCAATGGAATCGGATTCCAGTGATTGCATATTTGTTCCAGACACAGAATTCATACCTGAAGATCATGCAAACACTGGTAAAACGAGTGATAACAGTAGTGATTGTGAAGTAGAAGGGAATGGGTTAAACTCCAGTTTAATCCTGCACAATGCCAGTGCTGTTGCAGGGAATGATGAAATGGGGACATTTAGAAGAGCAAGGAGTAACAAACATTCAATGCTCGAGAGAGTCATCTGTGTCCCAGAGACATTGCCTACAGATTGTCCTGACCTTCCTGACGAAGATCACCACTTTCAAGAACACGAGCACCACCTGCTACCCCTTGACTCGTCAACCCCAGTGGTACCTGTTTCATGTAAGAACAACATGCAGAAAGACACATTCTGTAAGAGTGAGGCTTCGCCACATTTGGGAAAGAGGTGTGGCAGCAAGGTGAAGATACCCCAGTCAGAGTCTCAGCTCTCTGTTGATTACTCAACAACTCAAATGTCTCcaacattttatggcactgagGGTAGGAAGTTCACTTCAAGTAATGCAGAAGCACAAGAACAATGTCACATTACCCAAGCTTCATCTATGCAAGCAGAATCGTCTTTGAATGGATCAATAAAAAACAAGGAGAAACACCAGAACAAGCTGTCACCACATCCAGGGGATTCTTGGATGGATGATTACCAGAAGGAAAATGGTCCAGCAGAAAGTAGTACTGAGAATGATGATTCAGCAGAGCTTCATAGAAGCCCAGTGACAAGTCCTGGATGTTATGAGAGTGGACATTCTGAAACATCCTTTCTGCTTCTCCAGCCACCAGCAGATCATGAAATCATCTCAAGCGCTAAAAGTGACGGACATTACATGAAACAGAAGCAGGATGATACCAACAGTGTCTCCATTGCAAAGGTTACAATGACAGGGCATAGGAAGCGACCCATCGATTCAGAGAGGGAAGCATGTGCAGATGGAAGCTTACGCAAGAGGAAAAGAATGCATATGGATGTAAAAAGTGATAATTGTCTTGAGACATCTCCAGCTGGTAAACTGCCTGCATCTCATCTTGGTGCTAAAGCAAGTAAAGAAGCCAGAAGGGGTGGAAATTCCAGAGATAAGAATCCTGGTGATCGCCTAGAAAGTAGGCTTCATAGGCCATCAAAACTTCAGGTAGCCCCAGCATCAAAGTACAGGAATGATAATGGTAGACCATCTGTGAGTTCTATGTATCAGACATCTAACAAAGTGAGACCCTTGGTTCAGACAACACTGTCAGCTACAACTTTCAAGCAAGTCACAAGCAAAGCAAGTGGTGTGCAGCCCAAGCACACTGGACATTTCTGTACAGATGCAATGCGTGATGTGCGCCACCAAAAGACAGCTCAAAATGTCATGGTTACAGATGAAATATGTCAGGaagaaaattttcacattaagAGAGATGATACATTTAAAATGCCTCTTTTACCCAAGAGTTATAATCTTAGCAGTGACCATCATGACAACAGGGGACAATTAGCATCATTACACAAGGAATCAACAATAAGCAAGGAGGCAAGGCATGACTACTATGAACAAGGTATATGTGTGTCTGGAATAGATGAAGAGCAGAGAGACAGTAGTGTGGACCTGATGATGTGTGCCTCTAATGGCAGTATTAACCCTGCTGTTAGATCCAGCTTTCTGGAAGACAATAATGATGAAGAGGACCAATCAGAGAGTCCAAGGGAGACTGCATCATACAGACACAGAACTGTTcatgaacaaaatgataatgagaatcTGGAGTTTGTCAATGACAGCTTTGCAGACATGTTTGAAGATGAGGCATCAGATTCAGGCAAGGCAGACAGGAGAGAAAATTGCCAAGATGAtgaggaggaaaagaaggaaaaagttcAGTCGTCAAAGGGCACTGTAGGATTCATTGATGCTGAGGAAATACTGCCTGGAGCTGATCCAGAGAATCAGACTGATGGAAGTCACTGTGAACCAAGTAGCCGCCTGACAGACTTTGACAG TGTTCCAGTGAAGAAGGAGGCACTACCCTACAAGTTTAAGGATGTGGTAAGAAAGAGGCATGAAAGACAGAAACTGAAAGGCTTTGACTGCAAGGAGTGTGCTGCA TACTATGGAAATCTTGTTTTATCGGACGAAGAACTTGCTGAGAGGATGAAGACCTGTTCCCGTCACCGTGGCCACTACAGTCCACCTAACACCCCACAGCACTACTGGTCCATTGACTTCCCAGATACACCCACATGCATGGAGAGAG GTTACATGCAAGAAGGGGTGGGAGAGATTCCAAAGAAGAAACGAAAGAACAGGTACAGACATAACTTTAACAAGACTGAAGTGGACAAGAGACCCGAGAATCGGGAGGTATAA